In Candidatus Cybelea sp., a single genomic region encodes these proteins:
- a CDS encoding VOC family protein produces the protein MARVTGIGGIFIRVRDPEAMKRWYAEHLGIVDQPGVGAMFRWSADPDPDAVTIWSLFGADDDYWDRAQPVMINFRVEGLDELLAKLRAEGVTVLEKTDNHDYGRFGWVVDPEGNRLELWEPPAAP, from the coding sequence ATGGCACGCGTAACGGGTATCGGCGGCATCTTCATTCGCGTTCGCGATCCGGAGGCGATGAAACGCTGGTATGCAGAGCACCTCGGGATCGTCGATCAGCCCGGTGTCGGCGCGATGTTTCGCTGGTCCGCGGATCCCGATCCCGATGCAGTAACTATATGGAGCCTCTTCGGTGCGGACGACGATTACTGGGACCGAGCGCAGCCGGTGATGATCAACTTCCGGGTCGAGGGCCTCGACGAGCTGCTCGCCAAGCTGCGCGCGGAGGGCGTTACGGTTTTAGAAAAGACCGATAATCACGATTACGGCCGCTTCGGATGGGTCGTGGATCCGGAAGGCAATCGTCTCGAACTATGGGAGCCTCCCGCGGCCCCGTAA